From one Ferrovibrio sp. MS7 genomic stretch:
- a CDS encoding Zn-ribbon domain-containing OB-fold protein, producing MSFPQPDIMPLSAPYWDGLKQGKLLFQQCRACGNRWLPARDACPNCLKREAEWVESSGRGRIVSWVVYHVSYNDAFKDRVPYDVTLVELDEGPRLLSNIVNGDAGRKLSLHASVALQIEHEGDLALARFKLV from the coding sequence ATGAGCTTTCCGCAGCCCGATATCATGCCGTTGAGCGCGCCCTACTGGGATGGCCTGAAGCAGGGCAAGCTGCTGTTCCAGCAATGCCGCGCCTGCGGCAACCGCTGGCTGCCGGCGCGCGATGCCTGCCCGAACTGTCTCAAGCGCGAGGCGGAATGGGTGGAATCCTCTGGTCGCGGCAGGATAGTGAGCTGGGTGGTCTACCATGTCTCCTACAACGATGCTTTCAAGGACCGCGTGCCATACGACGTGACGCTGGTGGAGCTGGATGAAGGCCCCCGGCTGCTCAGCAATATCGTGAATGGTGATGCGGGCAGGAAATTGAGCCTGCATGCGTCGGTGGCGCTGCAGATCGAGCACGAGGGCGATCTCGCGCTCGCGCGGTTCAAGCTGGTTTAG
- a CDS encoding Ldh family oxidoreductase, whose product MQDLATRLDSLKAGEATPTAMLQALAADILAAAGLATADAATAAAILVQAQLQGIDSHGLAHLPVYVRRLCERSIKPDAAMVLSQAGPAASVLDAGNGFGVLAAYKAMVEAVRLAAGQGIGSCAVRNSSHFGAANYFAEMAAKQGMIGIVLSNAAPTMAPWGGREAILGTNPLAFAFPRDGQPPIVIDMATSVVARGRIRKAAQAKAAIPADWALDADGVPTTDAEAALQGTIQPMGGAKGYALALAIELLCAGLAGGRPGFLVRNPHDPGPEPSGTSHCFIAIDAGHFSGRAAALQAVEAVAGRIQQSQPAANAAPRLPGQRAATMYAERSRHGIPVSPALLDSLKAAAAMVMRAST is encoded by the coding sequence ATGCAGGACCTGGCAACCCGGCTCGACAGCCTGAAGGCGGGCGAAGCCACGCCGACGGCAATGTTGCAGGCGCTGGCGGCGGACATTCTGGCTGCCGCCGGGCTTGCCACTGCCGATGCCGCGACTGCCGCCGCCATTCTGGTGCAGGCACAGCTTCAGGGCATTGATTCCCACGGCTTGGCGCATCTGCCGGTCTATGTGCGGCGGCTCTGCGAGCGGTCGATCAAGCCCGATGCGGCGATGGTGCTGAGCCAAGCCGGTCCGGCGGCGAGCGTGCTGGATGCCGGTAACGGCTTCGGTGTGCTGGCGGCTTACAAGGCGATGGTAGAGGCGGTGCGCCTGGCGGCCGGGCAGGGCATCGGCTCCTGCGCAGTGCGCAATTCCAGCCATTTCGGTGCCGCGAACTATTTTGCCGAGATGGCGGCGAAGCAAGGCATGATCGGCATCGTGCTGTCCAATGCGGCGCCGACCATGGCGCCCTGGGGCGGCCGCGAAGCCATCCTCGGCACCAATCCGCTGGCTTTCGCTTTCCCGCGCGATGGCCAGCCGCCGATCGTGATCGATATGGCGACCAGCGTGGTGGCGCGTGGCCGTATCCGCAAGGCAGCGCAAGCCAAGGCTGCGATCCCTGCCGACTGGGCGCTGGATGCCGATGGTGTGCCGACCACCGATGCCGAAGCCGCATTACAGGGCACAATTCAGCCGATGGGTGGGGCCAAGGGCTATGCCCTGGCTTTGGCCATCGAACTGCTCTGCGCTGGCCTGGCCGGCGGTCGTCCGGGTTTCCTGGTGCGCAATCCGCATGACCCGGGGCCGGAGCCGAGCGGCACCAGCCATTGCTTCATCGCCATCGATGCCGGGCATTTCAGCGGCCGTGCCGCTGCGCTACAGGCAGTGGAAGCGGTGGCTGGCCGCATCCAGCAGAGCCAGCCTGCCGCCAACGCGGCACCGCGCCTGCCGGGCCAGCGCGCCGCTACGATGTATGCCGAACGCAGCCGCCATGGCATACCTGTTTCGCCGGCATTGCTGGACAGCCTGAAGGCTGCCGCGGCCATGGTTATGAGGGCAAGCACGTGA
- a CDS encoding hydantoinase/oxoprolinase family protein, with the protein MTYQIAVDVGGTFTDGVMLEAATDTIWVAKALTTPADPGKGIARVIEMLLEQLPASVAEGRKAVHRVVHGTTLITNTLLERKGVKTALVVTAGTEDVLDIRRETRYDTYDLEISFPKPLVERGQRFPLAERIGPAGENWKEIDDTELQQLAERLAREDVAAVAICFLHSCVDGRHERRVRDALRQAMPQRSYSISSEVAAEIGEYERMSTVAANAYVQPIVEHYMNALGRRLTELGLESRLDIMVSNGGFTEAEQAGRFPIRLLESGPAGGVLSAINCAAIHQVKNILAFDMGGTTAKSCVAVDGVPAITHTFEFARVRRFRKGSGLPAVSPSIDLIEIGAGGGSIARVSTMGLLQVGPESASAEPGPACYDLGGSDATVTDSDLFLGHLDAENFLGGRMRLSLAKAEQALADLGQRLGGMSAEKVAWGIHDIVNENMAAAARTHIAERGHDARHFTLVTTGGAGPVHAVDVARRLRIARVLCPVASGVGSCLGFLAAPARADQSWSKLEAVDLIDWHDLGDRLETARSALASDLSHVGIAAGDIQWHLCAEMRYQGQGAKVEVDLGDIAFEALNQTLLQELFLKEYIRLFKRPVPGGKPEVVTWRVVAQSRERHRRYAFPASARRQTEAKASSTRRLYLPGEKKFATAPVYDRHQLPPGAKLAGPLVVVEPESTLVVAYPATVTVLGDGTLEVVLKGDA; encoded by the coding sequence GTGACGTATCAGATCGCCGTCGATGTTGGCGGCACTTTCACCGATGGCGTGATGCTGGAAGCGGCCACCGACACGATCTGGGTGGCCAAGGCGCTCACCACCCCGGCTGATCCGGGCAAGGGCATCGCGCGCGTCATCGAGATGCTGCTGGAGCAGCTTCCGGCCAGCGTCGCCGAAGGCCGCAAGGCGGTGCATCGCGTGGTGCACGGCACCACACTGATCACCAACACATTGCTGGAACGCAAGGGCGTGAAGACCGCCCTGGTGGTAACCGCTGGCACTGAGGATGTGCTCGATATCCGCCGCGAGACCCGCTACGACACCTACGATCTCGAAATCAGCTTTCCCAAACCGCTGGTCGAGCGCGGCCAGCGCTTCCCGCTCGCCGAGCGTATTGGACCGGCTGGCGAGAACTGGAAGGAAATCGACGACACTGAACTGCAGCAGTTGGCCGAAAGGCTGGCGCGCGAGGATGTGGCGGCGGTGGCGATCTGTTTCCTGCATTCCTGCGTCGATGGCCGCCATGAGCGCCGGGTGCGCGATGCGCTGCGCCAGGCGATGCCGCAGCGCAGCTATTCGATTTCCTCCGAAGTCGCTGCCGAGATCGGCGAATACGAGCGCATGTCCACCGTCGCGGCGAACGCCTATGTGCAGCCGATTGTCGAGCATTACATGAATGCGCTCGGTCGTCGCCTCACCGAACTGGGGCTTGAATCACGGTTGGATATCATGGTGTCCAACGGCGGCTTCACCGAGGCCGAACAGGCGGGCCGCTTCCCGATCCGCCTGCTTGAATCCGGCCCGGCCGGCGGCGTGCTCAGCGCCATCAATTGCGCCGCGATCCATCAGGTGAAGAATATCCTGGCCTTCGACATGGGCGGCACCACGGCAAAATCCTGTGTTGCCGTGGATGGCGTGCCGGCTATCACGCATACCTTTGAATTCGCCCGCGTGCGCCGCTTCCGCAAGGGCAGTGGCCTGCCGGCGGTGAGCCCCAGCATCGACCTGATCGAGATCGGTGCCGGCGGCGGCAGCATCGCGCGGGTCAGCACCATGGGCCTGTTGCAGGTGGGGCCGGAAAGCGCCAGCGCGGAACCCGGCCCGGCCTGCTACGATCTTGGCGGCAGCGATGCGACAGTGACCGATTCCGATCTTTTCCTCGGCCATCTCGATGCCGAGAATTTCCTCGGCGGCCGCATGCGCCTCAGTCTCGCCAAGGCCGAACAGGCGCTGGCTGATTTGGGGCAGCGGCTCGGCGGTATGTCTGCCGAGAAAGTCGCCTGGGGCATCCATGATATCGTGAACGAGAACATGGCCGCCGCCGCGCGTACCCATATCGCCGAGCGCGGCCATGATGCGCGGCATTTCACCCTTGTCACCACCGGCGGCGCCGGTCCGGTGCATGCGGTGGATGTGGCACGCCGCCTGCGTATCGCCCGCGTGCTTTGCCCGGTGGCCTCCGGCGTCGGTTCCTGCCTCGGCTTCCTGGCGGCGCCGGCCCGCGCCGACCAATCCTGGTCGAAGCTGGAAGCGGTTGACCTGATTGACTGGCACGATCTGGGCGACCGCCTGGAAACGGCGCGCAGCGCGCTCGCCAGTGACCTTTCCCATGTCGGCATCGCTGCCGGTGATATCCAATGGCATCTCTGTGCTGAGATGCGCTACCAGGGCCAGGGCGCCAAGGTGGAGGTCGATCTCGGCGATATCGCCTTCGAGGCGCTGAACCAGACGCTGCTGCAGGAGCTGTTCCTCAAGGAATATATCCGGCTGTTCAAGCGTCCGGTGCCGGGCGGCAAGCCGGAAGTGGTGACCTGGCGCGTGGTGGCGCAGTCGCGCGAACGCCACCGCCGCTATGCCTTCCCCGCCAGCGCCAGGCGCCAAACCGAAGCCAAGGCTTCGTCGACGCGCCGGCTCTATCTGCCGGGCGAGAAGAAATTCGCCACTGCGCCGGTTTATGACCGGCATCAGTTGCCGCCGGGCGCGAAGCTCGCCGGACCGCTGGTGGTGGTGGAACCGGAATCGACTCTTGTGGTGGCCTATCCGGCAACGGTGACGGTGCTCGGCGACGGCACGCTGGAAGTAGTGCTGAAGGGAGATGCGTGA
- a CDS encoding 3-keto-5-aminohexanoate cleavage protein, translated as MEACIITVAITGSVPRKKDTPAVPVTVAEQVESTHECYEAGAALVHIHVRNDDESSSSDPDRFHAVQEGVEKHCPGMIVQFSTGARGRKLEERGGMLKFRPDMASLATGSVNFPTFVNENPPDFIKGLAQTMKDYEVKPEVEVFDLAMLYNAADLVREGLIPEPAHVQFVMGVKNALPARREILEFEVAQLRKLMPEATWTAAGLGRHQLEVNHWALEMGGHCRTGLEDNIRFDNTRLAASNAELVARVAGLCAEYGRRPATPDEARRILGLRPA; from the coding sequence ATGGAAGCCTGCATCATCACTGTTGCCATCACCGGCTCGGTACCGCGCAAGAAGGACACGCCGGCGGTGCCGGTCACGGTTGCCGAACAGGTCGAGTCGACCCATGAATGCTATGAGGCCGGTGCCGCGCTGGTGCATATCCATGTGCGCAACGACGATGAGTCCTCGTCTTCCGATCCGGATCGTTTCCATGCCGTGCAGGAAGGCGTGGAGAAGCATTGCCCCGGCATGATCGTGCAATTCTCCACCGGCGCGCGCGGGCGCAAGCTGGAAGAACGTGGCGGCATGTTGAAATTCCGCCCCGACATGGCTTCGCTCGCCACTGGCTCGGTCAACTTTCCCACCTTCGTGAATGAGAACCCGCCGGACTTCATCAAGGGCCTGGCCCAGACCATGAAGGATTACGAGGTCAAGCCCGAGGTCGAGGTGTTCGATCTGGCGATGCTCTACAACGCCGCCGATCTGGTGCGCGAGGGGCTGATCCCGGAGCCGGCACATGTACAGTTCGTCATGGGCGTGAAGAATGCCCTGCCGGCACGGCGCGAGATCCTGGAATTCGAAGTGGCGCAGCTACGCAAGCTGATGCCGGAAGCGACCTGGACCGCCGCCGGCCTCGGCCGACATCAGCTCGAAGTGAACCATTGGGCGCTGGAAATGGGCGGCCATTGCCGCACCGGGCTTGAGGACAATATCCGCTTCGATAACACCCGACTGGCTGCCAGCAATGCGGAGCTGGTCGCCCGCGTCGCCGGCCTCTGCGCCGAGTATGGCCGTCGCCCGGCCACGCCGGATGAGGCCCGCCGGATCCTGGGGCTGCGGCCAGCTTAA
- a CDS encoding response regulator transcription factor yields MIVEDEPALRRDLVEYLSLLGYASKGVASCQEMNEELEAGSPPDVIILDIGLPDGSGFDMARDIRRRCDCGVIMLTALGDSEDRTTGFDSGADIYLVKPASLQEIRAGVQSLLRRLPNAGKAAVHEAGPWRLNAVDWHLAAPSGKTIKLTATELSFLTALFERVGQPCSRDWLVQAIIRPQAAADIRNLDTVVNRLRRKIRQAVEVEPPIKMIYGQGYIFSAPCRIER; encoded by the coding sequence TTGATCGTTGAAGATGAACCGGCTTTACGACGGGATCTCGTCGAGTATCTCTCCCTGCTGGGTTATGCCAGCAAGGGGGTGGCAAGCTGCCAGGAGATGAACGAAGAACTGGAGGCAGGGTCTCCTCCCGATGTCATAATACTTGATATCGGCCTGCCTGATGGCAGCGGCTTCGATATGGCGCGGGATATCCGCCGCCGCTGCGATTGCGGCGTGATCATGCTGACCGCGTTGGGTGACAGCGAAGACCGCACGACAGGCTTTGACAGCGGCGCCGATATATATTTGGTCAAGCCGGCTTCTTTGCAGGAAATCCGCGCTGGCGTGCAAAGCCTGCTGCGGCGTCTGCCGAATGCGGGGAAGGCAGCGGTCCATGAAGCTGGGCCTTGGCGTCTTAACGCTGTGGATTGGCACCTGGCCGCGCCCAGTGGCAAGACGATCAAGTTGACGGCCACCGAATTGTCTTTTCTCACCGCTCTTTTCGAGCGTGTCGGCCAGCCCTGTTCCAGGGATTGGCTGGTGCAGGCCATTATCCGGCCACAAGCGGCTGCCGACATACGTAATCTGGACACGGTCGTTAACCGCCTTCGGCGCAAAATACGACAGGCTGTAGAGGTCGAGCCGCCGATCAAAATGATATATGGCCAGGGTTATATATTTAGCGCGCCGTGCCGGATTGAGCGCTGA
- a CDS encoding ShlB/FhaC/HecB family hemolysin secretion/activation protein translates to MTQPPPEQPLPEKKGQTVYVKEFRIKSDGIPAEELAPLLQGYTGKRLSFSELQAAARKLSDYSRKKGKLAHAYLPPQTIRDGVVEIVVMQGKLGKVKVDPASKSRLDKNLATGIIEHRLKPGETLDLGIMDEAIAVLKDVPGVKAEASLRAGEQEGETDAILLLDDKPLFSGSATLDNGGSESTGVVRGLATFSVENPFGAGEKYSAVALASEGTRYGRLAMAMPVGYSGLVLGINGSALEYEVGGRFGNLGLNGYSVSAGGNATYPLLRGNELSLTLSSAYDFKMMQDRAVSATLNDKRINSASLGLSATVVDDWFGGGNNNLSLTGTLGHLNLDRSPSTAANDRVTAGTAGFYAKLAASATREQKLDDDWTLITTLEAQTSGNNLDSSEKFSLGGIDRVRAYPSGEGSGDSGGRLALELHRKIGDELKLSGFYDLGFVRQHTDPWINWQPRSDMPNNYAIQGFGIALAWSPIQALTITTTLAKVIGRNAGHDASGNDSDGEKNRYRAWIQAVLQF, encoded by the coding sequence ATGACACAGCCGCCGCCAGAACAGCCTTTGCCCGAGAAGAAGGGCCAGACCGTCTATGTGAAGGAATTCCGCATCAAGTCGGATGGCATTCCGGCGGAGGAACTGGCACCGCTGCTGCAGGGTTATACCGGCAAGCGCCTGAGCTTTTCGGAACTGCAGGCGGCGGCGCGCAAGCTGAGTGACTACAGCCGCAAGAAGGGCAAGCTGGCGCATGCCTATCTGCCGCCGCAGACAATCCGCGATGGCGTGGTCGAAATCGTGGTGATGCAGGGCAAGCTCGGCAAGGTGAAGGTCGATCCGGCCAGCAAGAGCAGGCTCGATAAAAATCTGGCGACCGGCATTATCGAACACCGGCTGAAGCCGGGCGAGACGCTGGACCTCGGCATCATGGACGAGGCCATCGCAGTGTTGAAGGATGTGCCGGGCGTGAAGGCGGAAGCCTCGCTGCGGGCCGGCGAGCAGGAAGGCGAGACCGACGCCATCCTGCTGCTGGATGACAAGCCGCTGTTCAGCGGTTCGGCAACCCTCGACAATGGCGGCTCGGAGAGCACCGGCGTGGTGCGCGGGCTGGCGACGTTCTCAGTGGAGAACCCGTTTGGCGCCGGCGAGAAATACTCGGCGGTGGCCTTGGCCAGCGAAGGCACGCGCTATGGCCGGCTCGCGATGGCGATGCCGGTGGGTTATTCCGGCCTGGTGTTGGGCATCAATGGCTCGGCCCTGGAATACGAGGTTGGCGGCCGCTTCGGCAATCTGGGACTGAATGGCTACAGCGTCAGCGCTGGCGGCAACGCCACGTACCCGCTGCTGCGTGGTAATGAACTGTCGTTGACGCTTTCGAGCGCCTACGACTTCAAGATGATGCAGGACCGCGCCGTCAGCGCGACCCTGAATGACAAGCGGATCAACAGCGCCTCGCTGGGTCTTTCGGCAACGGTAGTGGATGACTGGTTCGGCGGTGGCAACAACAACCTGTCGCTGACCGGCACGTTAGGGCATCTCAATCTCGACCGCTCGCCCAGCACGGCCGCCAATGATCGTGTCACCGCCGGCACGGCAGGCTTCTATGCCAAGCTGGCGGCCAGCGCGACACGCGAGCAGAAGCTGGACGATGACTGGACCCTTATCACCACGCTGGAAGCGCAGACTTCCGGCAACAACCTGGACAGTTCGGAGAAGTTTTCGCTTGGCGGTATCGACCGCGTGCGCGCCTATCCCAGCGGCGAGGGCAGCGGCGACAGCGGCGGGCGACTGGCGCTTGAGCTGCACCGGAAGATCGGCGACGAACTGAAGCTCTCCGGCTTCTACGATCTTGGCTTTGTGCGCCAGCATACCGATCCCTGGATCAACTGGCAGCCGCGCAGCGACATGCCGAACAATTATGCCATCCAGGGCTTCGGCATCGCCTTGGCCTGGAGCCCGATCCAGGCCCTCACCATCACCACCACGCTGGCCAAAGTGATCGGCCGCAATGCTGGCCATGATGCCTCGGGCAATGACAGCGATGGTGAGAAAAACCGCTACCGTGCCTGGATTCAGGCCGTGTTGCAGTTCTAG
- a CDS encoding branched-chain amino acid transaminase, whose translation MSKVLPEFMVHNGKLTPYGEVVTHVMSPAVKYGLSVFEGLRGYWNAEERQMYVFRLQEHTERLFQSMKLLRFDAPFTPDEINAKTLELLRANKAEEAVHIRTIAYLDGMGEQDVRGPVSYSISALEKARNKNVSKGIRCQVSAWLRLSDLAMPPRIKCGGNYVNSRLARFQAKQDGYDEAILMNQSGHVAEGPGSCIFMVRHNKLVTPDLTSGILESITRDSVMELARDLGIPVVERTMDKTELYAAQELFLVGSAAEVVPVVNVDGIQVGSGSPGPITTQLQQAYFDATTGVIASKRHWLTPVHQR comes from the coding sequence ATGTCGAAAGTACTGCCCGAATTCATGGTCCATAATGGCAAGCTGACGCCCTATGGCGAAGTCGTGACCCATGTCATGTCGCCGGCGGTGAAGTATGGCCTGTCGGTATTCGAGGGCCTGCGTGGCTACTGGAATGCCGAGGAACGGCAGATGTATGTGTTCCGGCTGCAGGAGCATACCGAGCGCCTGTTCCAGTCGATGAAGCTGCTGCGCTTCGATGCGCCCTTCACGCCGGATGAGATCAACGCCAAGACCCTGGAATTGCTGCGTGCCAACAAGGCAGAGGAGGCAGTGCATATCCGCACCATCGCCTATCTGGATGGCATGGGCGAGCAGGATGTGCGTGGCCCGGTGAGCTATTCCATCTCGGCGCTGGAAAAGGCGCGCAACAAGAATGTGTCCAAGGGGATCCGCTGCCAGGTCAGTGCCTGGCTGCGGCTTTCCGACCTGGCCATGCCGCCGCGCATCAAATGCGGCGGCAACTACGTGAACAGCCGTCTGGCGCGGTTCCAGGCCAAGCAGGATGGCTATGACGAAGCCATCCTGATGAATCAGAGTGGCCATGTCGCCGAAGGTCCAGGTTCCTGCATCTTCATGGTACGGCATAACAAGCTGGTGACGCCGGACCTGACCAGCGGCATCCTGGAAAGCATCACGCGTGACAGCGTGATGGAACTGGCGCGCGATCTCGGCATTCCGGTGGTGGAGCGCACCATGGACAAGACCGAGCTTTATGCCGCGCAGGAACTGTTCCTGGTCGGCTCGGCGGCGGAAGTCGTGCCGGTGGTGAATGTGGATGGTATCCAGGTCGGCAGCGGCAGCCCCGGCCCGATCACCACGCAATTGCAGCAGGCCTATTTCGATGCCACCACCGGCGTGATCGCCTCCAAGCGCCATTGGCTCACCCCGGTGCATCAGCGCTGA
- a CDS encoding hydantoinase B/oxoprolinase family protein has product MQDKQGIDPITLEILWTRLISMVDEAAATFVRTSFSTLVREANDYAVVLTDRRGRNVVQSSQSIPSFISTLPATIRSFIAKFGIETMQDGDAYITNDPWLATGHLNDATLVMPIFHKGEIVGFAGVVSHLPDIGGRLRNPANRELFEEGLQIPPMRILQAGVQNDVLVEMIQTNVRLPDETMGDIWAQVSCCTSLGELLSALIDETGIDFERLTDEVCQRTETAMRDAIRATPDGVYQYTVENDGPAEMPGGVITIACKVTVSGDEVLVDYTGSSGQVNLAINTVMNYTYAYSAYALKALFAPWIPNNEGSFVPIRITAPAGSILNPTRPAPCGARGMIGHLLPPAIMGAMAQALPDRVQATPGSPSNNMQVAGLGGTRRYSVSGFLGAGAGASARHNGLSAISFPSNLSNTPIEVLESQAPMEVLCREIRHGSGGRGEKNGGDGIRFAFRMRGEGMAISSFMVNRIKRPAPGLFGGEDGAAASFAVNGKQREPTGQLVLQPGDTVLIETGGGGGYGKLKK; this is encoded by the coding sequence ATGCAGGACAAGCAGGGCATCGATCCGATCACGCTGGAAATCCTCTGGACCCGCCTGATCAGCATGGTGGACGAGGCGGCGGCGACCTTTGTGCGCACATCCTTTTCCACCCTGGTGCGCGAAGCCAACGACTATGCCGTGGTGCTCACCGACCGGCGCGGCCGCAATGTGGTGCAGTCTTCCCAGAGCATCCCGTCCTTCATCTCGACCTTGCCCGCAACCATTCGCAGCTTCATCGCCAAGTTTGGCATCGAGACGATGCAGGATGGCGATGCCTATATCACCAATGATCCCTGGCTTGCCACCGGACATCTGAACGATGCCACCCTGGTGATGCCGATTTTCCACAAGGGCGAAATAGTCGGCTTCGCCGGCGTGGTCAGCCATCTGCCCGATATCGGCGGCCGCCTGCGCAATCCGGCGAACCGCGAATTGTTCGAGGAAGGCCTGCAGATTCCGCCGATGCGCATCCTGCAGGCCGGTGTGCAGAATGATGTGCTGGTGGAAATGATCCAGACCAATGTGCGCCTGCCGGATGAGACTATGGGCGACATCTGGGCTCAAGTGTCCTGCTGCACGTCGCTGGGCGAACTGCTTTCCGCCCTGATCGACGAGACCGGTATCGACTTTGAGCGTTTGACCGACGAGGTCTGCCAGCGCACCGAGACCGCGATGCGCGATGCCATCCGCGCCACGCCGGATGGCGTCTATCAATATACCGTGGAGAATGACGGCCCAGCGGAAATGCCGGGCGGCGTCATCACCATTGCCTGCAAGGTTACGGTTTCCGGCGATGAGGTGCTGGTGGATTACACAGGCTCCAGCGGCCAGGTGAATCTCGCCATCAACACGGTGATGAACTACACCTATGCCTACAGTGCTTATGCGCTAAAAGCCCTGTTCGCGCCGTGGATTCCGAATAACGAAGGCAGCTTCGTGCCGATCCGCATCACCGCGCCAGCCGGTTCGATCCTGAATCCGACGCGGCCCGCGCCCTGCGGTGCGCGCGGCATGATCGGCCATCTGCTGCCGCCCGCGATCATGGGTGCCATGGCGCAGGCACTGCCGGACCGCGTGCAGGCGACGCCCGGCTCACCGTCCAACAACATGCAGGTGGCGGGGCTTGGCGGCACCCGGCGCTATTCCGTTTCCGGCTTCCTCGGTGCCGGCGCTGGTGCCAGTGCGCGTCATAACGGTCTGTCGGCGATCAGCTTCCCGAGCAATCTTTCCAACACGCCGATCGAGGTGCTGGAAAGTCAGGCACCGATGGAAGTGCTGTGCCGCGAAATTCGCCACGGCTCCGGCGGGCGCGGCGAGAAGAATGGTGGCGATGGCATCCGCTTCGCCTTCCGTATGCGCGGCGAGGGCATGGCGATCTCCTCCTTCATGGTCAACCGCATCAAGCGGCCGGCGCCGGGCTTGTTCGGCGGCGAGGATGGGGCAGCGGCCTCCTTTGCCGTCAATGGCAAACAGCGCGAGCCGACCGGGCAACTGGTGCTGCAGCCCGGCGATACCGTGCTGATCGAAACCGGCGGCGGCGGTGGCTACGGCAAACTGAAAAAGTAA
- a CDS encoding sensor histidine kinase produces the protein MLDITTSILMITLTLLLQGCVFLVVWLTQRQLHILKYFAAGFICYGIAMLLLIFRGIFKDYMSLNIIAHNVIITVASALIVYGLGRLLKQSGYPRFLLGCVAFAAIFWPVIMLVDPSNVGLRVLASNALGMLIAGAIFAILWRDSSQPRLIQWIGLGVITIQFCALCLRSIITIRLMYWGSGTYESILQGWYYFFFHFVTSCLFLVILGMVGYRLQADLHARNIALSREVEERKQLQETAAKALEAEKAARKEQRQLLRMVTHEFRTPLSIIDRAAEMIDVVTEKSLPAVTQRVETIHGAVLRLVRFTERFLVADRREKDAAQPEELALPDLVSRMQQHFQGWDDAGRLRFSLAEGLPRYIGDPQMLATALINLIDNAFKYSPDDTAVEVTVLRQADEIVLSVRDYGIGIPEEEASSIGSRFFRASNTTAATGTGLGLYNTRRLLDFHNGRLILRPAPGRGTIAAIYLPLPGIPLNNAAVSA, from the coding sequence ATGCTCGATATCACCACAAGCATTCTGATGATCACGCTTACCCTGTTGTTGCAGGGCTGCGTGTTTCTGGTTGTCTGGCTGACGCAGCGCCAACTGCACATCCTCAAGTATTTTGCAGCCGGTTTTATCTGCTATGGCATTGCCATGCTGTTGCTGATTTTTCGCGGCATTTTCAAAGACTATATGAGCCTTAATATCATTGCCCACAATGTTATTATTACGGTAGCCAGTGCATTGATCGTGTACGGCCTGGGCAGACTATTGAAGCAATCGGGTTATCCCCGCTTTCTGCTCGGCTGCGTCGCCTTTGCCGCCATATTCTGGCCGGTCATCATGCTGGTCGATCCAAGTAATGTCGGGCTGCGCGTGCTTGCAAGTAATGCCCTCGGGATGCTGATAGCGGGGGCCATATTCGCAATTCTGTGGCGGGACAGCAGCCAGCCGCGCCTGATCCAATGGATCGGCCTGGGGGTGATAACCATACAATTCTGCGCTCTTTGCTTGCGCAGTATCATCACCATCCGGTTGATGTATTGGGGCAGCGGGACATACGAATCAATTCTTCAGGGCTGGTACTATTTCTTTTTCCATTTTGTTACGAGCTGCCTGTTTCTGGTCATTCTGGGCATGGTGGGATATCGCCTGCAGGCCGACTTGCATGCGCGTAATATTGCCCTGTCGCGCGAGGTCGAAGAACGCAAGCAGCTTCAGGAAACTGCCGCAAAAGCCCTGGAAGCGGAAAAGGCCGCACGCAAGGAGCAGCGCCAATTGCTGCGCATGGTAACGCATGAATTCCGCACCCCCTTGAGTATTATTGATCGCGCTGCCGAGATGATCGACGTGGTAACTGAAAAGTCGCTGCCGGCGGTTACCCAGCGTGTAGAGACCATTCATGGTGCTGTATTGCGCCTTGTCCGCTTTACAGAGCGTTTTCTGGTGGCGGACCGGCGCGAAAAGGATGCGGCGCAGCCGGAAGAATTGGCGTTGCCTGATCTGGTTTCCAGAATGCAGCAGCATTTTCAGGGATGGGATGATGCCGGCCGGCTCCGCTTTTCTCTTGCGGAGGGACTGCCCCGGTATATTGGCGATCCCCAGATGCTTGCTACCGCCCTGATCAATTTGATCGACAACGCATTCAAGTATTCACCGGACGACACTGCAGTAGAGGTGACGGTGTTACGGCAGGCGGATGAGATTGTTCTATCGGTCCGGGATTATGGCATCGGTATACCAGAGGAGGAGGCCTCATCGATTGGAAGCCGATTTTTCCGTGCATCGAACACCACGGCGGCCACCGGCACCGGCCTTGGCCTTTACAATACCCGGAGATTGCTGGATTTTCATAACGGGCGGCTTATCCTGCGGCCTGCACCGGGCCGGGGAACGATAGCGGCAATATACTTGCCCTTACCCGGCATACCATTGAACAACGCTGCTGTGTCGGCATGA